A genomic region of Eucalyptus grandis isolate ANBG69807.140 chromosome 5, ASM1654582v1, whole genome shotgun sequence contains the following coding sequences:
- the LOC120293746 gene encoding uncharacterized protein LOC120293746, with the protein MVYIMKHIRRDMLVLENKLPMQVLDRLVAVESNGQQDEEFINRLILEFCSPGTHIPRMGKCLHILDVFRKSLLHHVEKPNIPHEQDEGSEKIIQPAVELNYARIRFKKSKTNSLRDISYARGVLRLPVIEVDDTTESVFLNFIALERFHIGVGTRSEKAVTELFRSLSKDVVLDPESSLDAVRKRLKMYCQKPWITWRANLIRTYFNNLGL; encoded by the exons ATGGTCTACATAATGAAGCACATTAGGAGGGACATGCTCGTGCTGGAGAATAAGCTTCCGATGCAAGTGCTGGATCGGCTGGTTGCTGTCGAGAGCAATGGCCAGCAG GATGAAGAATTCATTAATAGGCTCATCCTCGAATTCTGCTCTCCCGGCACGCACATCCCGAGGATGGGCAAATGCCTGCACATCCTGGACGTCTTCAGAAAGAGCTTGCTGCACCATGTGGAGAAGCCCAATATCCCGCATGAGCAGGACGAGGGCAGCGAGAAGATTATCCAACCGGCCGTCGAGCTCAACTATGCCAGGATTCGGTTCAAGAAGAGCAAGACCAACAGTCTCAGGGACATCTCCTACGCCAGGGGGGTCCTGAGGCTCCCCGTGATCGAGGTGGATGACACTACCGAGTCTGTGTTCCTCAACTTCATCGCACTCGAGCGCTTCCACATTGGGGTGGGTACAAG GAGCGAAAAAGCGGTCACCGAGCTGTTCCGCTCGCTGTCCAAGGATGTGGTGCTCGACCCTGAAAGCAGCCTCGACGCTGTGCGCAAGAGGCTCAAAATGTACTGCCAGAAACCCTGGATCACGTGGAGGGCTAATCTCATCCGCACCTACTTCAATAACCTTGGCTTGTAA